AGGCCTCAGGAAAATTCATGTATACCTTCACTGAAGTTTGATCGTCACTAAATGGCCAGGTTCCTTTTTTAAGAACTAGATTTTGAACTTGGGCCGATGATCGACCTGTAAAATCTTTGTGTGCGATGGCCTCTTTTGAGCCATCTGTGCCAGAGAATTTAATTGATTTTGCTTTCTTACAAAACTGATTTGGACTTGGAGTACTTGGTACTGGGTGAGACGGACCAGTTGGTGCGGGGCGATTAGGATTTATATCACCTTCAAAATCTCCAATATCTGTAGGGCCATCATCCACTGGAGGCCGTGGTGTGATTACTGGTGGCCTTACTACAACAGGTGGTTGTATCACGACTGGTGGCCTTACTACAACAGGTGGTTGTATCACTACTGGTGGATCTGGTTTAACTATGACTGGTGGATCAGGTTGTACATCAGGTGCAGGTGTCACAATCACAGTTGGTGGAGTTGGACCTCCACAAGAATTTGCAAGTTCATCATCCCAAGCTTGAGCAAAATTCGAACTATCTTGATCATTAGATCCATCTCCGAGTACTTGCTCTGTATAGGCAACGTTGTGAACTGAAAACTGTCCGGCACGTTTGTTTTTATCGAGGCCATTATTTTGTAAAAACTCATTAAAATAGAACGCTCTTAACGTCTTCCAATCTTCAGTTTTAAGTTCCGGATGTATTTCCTTCGCTTTATTGAGCTCTTTTTGTGCTAGGTTTACGTATTTTTGTCCACCATTATATGCACTAATAGCTTTTCTCCATTTAAATTGTTCACTTTTTGGAAGTGATTCAAATGTTCCATTTCCACCCTGAAAGCTAGGGAGCTGACTATTATTTACAGATCTGAACTTATTAATCAAACGAGCTACACCTGCTTCAATATTTGCGATAAAATTGTTTTTTAATTCAGTAGCTGAATAATCTTTATAACCATCTCCTTCAAGATCTATTTTATATTTTTTAATTAACTGATTAAGTTGTTTAACATTATTTCCTTCGAGGTTTACTTGCATGATACCAGAACTTTTATCTTTTTCGGTATTTGCGGCCAGCCCACAAACACCAGCACTTTCTTGTGTCATTAAACCAATGATAAGACCAGATGGAACATTGTATCTTTTATTCACAGTATTGAGAACGTCATATAACTTACATAACTCAACATTATCACATGTATTTTGTAAATTTCGTTTAAAGTTATTTATAAACCAACCTTTGGCCCTTTTTAGTCTGAGTTTTTCATCTTTAATTGTTTCTTTAATGCCATATGTGGACCTAGCATCACTGTGTTTGATTACAGTAGTGTATATTTCATTGACCTTTTTTTGAATATCAGATCTTGTGGTTGTCTGTTCTCTGGGATCATGTTCTCCTGTTTGGCAAACTCCACTCGGACAGCTGTCTTGATTTGTAAGTACAGGTCTTGAAATAACATCATTACTAAGCATTCCAATATTCATTCCATCTTTGAGTTTTAATCTATCTTTTAAAAACATTGCTTCAAGTGGTAAATAGATTGTCGTCCCAATCGCACTCTTGGGCAAAGTTGAGTCTTTCCCTAGATCTTTAACAATAACCGGGAAGAAATAACCCGCATTAAGTACTTTCCCTCCAGTTCCAACACCTGTGATTTTATTTTTAAATTTTTGATAATA
The window above is part of the Halobacteriovoraceae bacterium genome. Proteins encoded here:
- a CDS encoding transglycosylase SLT domain-containing protein, whose amino-acid sequence is MFLNIKKMLTVWMAIVGLLFPHISYTAEFILQGTNYLARAKSENGTTNALQVIGKLGRGSKIEIPDAFFPDGDAGSALSQVQSKGKIEWLSNPEQIRDLLKGTGKTAYYQKFKNKITGVGTGGKVLNAGYFFPVIVKDLGKDSTLPKSAIGTTIYLPLEAMFLKDRLKLKDGMNIGMLSNDVISRPVLTNQDSCPSGVCQTGEHDPREQTTTRSDIQKKVNEIYTTVIKHSDARSTYGIKETIKDEKLRLKRAKGWFINNFKRNLQNTCDNVELCKLYDVLNTVNKRYNVPSGLIIGLMTQESAGVCGLAANTEKDKSSGIMQVNLEGNNVKQLNQLIKKYKIDLEGDGYKDYSATELKNNFIANIEAGVARLINKFRSVNNSQLPSFQGGNGTFESLPKSEQFKWRKAISAYNGGQKYVNLAQKELNKAKEIHPELKTEDWKTLRAFYFNEFLQNNGLDKNKRAGQFSVHNVAYTEQVLGDGSNDQDSSNFAQAWDDELANSCGGPTPPTVIVTPAPDVQPDPPVIVKPDPPVVIQPPVVVRPPVVIQPPVVVRPPVITPRPPVDDGPTDIGDFEGDINPNRPAPTGPSHPVPSTPSPNQFCKKAKSIKFSGTDGSKEAIAHKDFTGRSSAQVQNLVLKKGTWPFSDDQTSVKVYMNFPEAYQGCRISCKLFYQYYLEPEKEHGRHYRPDAENTCEISIVKPRGSTSATATCNDRSVNVKVNDFTRSKFGNNFLSEEAASEKYGLRSGPPLRIMSCSFD